Within the Anguilla anguilla isolate fAngAng1 chromosome 19, fAngAng1.pri, whole genome shotgun sequence genome, the region CTTGATTTAATGTGCTAAATGAGAGGAAGCAAATTTTTGCTGGATTCCTCCTTCTTTTGTGACCGTGTGGTAGAGCCTTGACTTTAATTCAAGGCTTTAACGCACTGTCACCCAGTAGGTAGCACACCACCTACATAAGTAATATTCTGCTCTCGGTTCATACCACCTGCAACCAAGTTgttaacattaaacattattgctgcattaaacaaaaacatcatcACAATTGAATTTGTTGGCGTCCTTATCATCTCATCCTGTCTACGACCATctgcaggtggagagggagcggtttagctggCACTTTAACCCCAGGTGTGTACAATTAGCAATGAATTGTCACTGCACACACCTGGGGTTGCAGTGCCAGCTGAACCGCTCCCTCTTCGACTGCAGagggcgccctaaccacaccacccctccacagtttcatttcttgttttcGTAGTTGAGAATCACATGcttacagaacacaaaataacaagctAAAAGGTTTTACGGCTTCTTCCCTCAGgatggctgtgtctgtgtttgaaatgcactgtgtgcatttcagattaagaatattgtgtctgtgtggaaaatgtaccatgtgcatttcagtttgtgtaCGCTgggtctgtgtgggaaatggaccgtgtgcatttcagtttgtgtaCGCTGGGTCTGTGTTGGAAATGCAGCTCTGATtgtgccctgtgtgtacagcaggCCCCTGTTAAAGGCAGTGTGGAGATGAAGGGGGTGCAGAGGGTGGAGTTGGGGACCCTGCTGCAGGTCACCCAGGCCTTGGAGGCGGTGGTGGGCCCGTGCTTCGGTCCGTCCGGGGGCCAGGTCCTCTTCACCCGCGACTCTGGAGAGGTCCTCATCACCAGGGATGGCCGCAGGATCCTTACCTTGCTTCGGCTTGACCATCCCGTTGCCAGGTAACAGGCCCCAGAACCTGTTCTCCCTCttactgaaatacagcacaTCCAACAACCCGGGGCTTCTTCCATTCTTCCAGCTCAGAAAACGGTTTTTCACCACTACGTCTTACTGCAGTATGGACAGTTCGATGTGGGGATGTGACGTTTGCGCTATAAATGAGAAACGAAAGTATACAAGTGGAAAAAGCTgtttgagtaacagtgtgtgaatcatactgcgtgcataacagtgtgtgaatcatactgtgtgagtaacagtgtgtgaatcatactgtgtgagtaacagtgtgtaaatcatactgtgtgagtaactgtgtgtaaatcatactgtgtacatgacagtgtgtgaatcatactgtgtaagtaacagtgtgtaaatcatactgtgtgagtaacagtgtgtaaatcatactgtgagCGTAACAGTTTGTAAATCATATggtgtgagtaactgtgtgtaaatcatactgtgagtAGCAGTGCGCAAATCGTATTGTGAGTTACAGTGTGTaattcatactgtgtgagtaacagtgtgtaaatcatgcTGTAGTAACAGTGTGTTAATCATACTGTGAGTAACACTGTATGAGTAacactgtgtaaatcatactgtatgagtaatagtgtgtatgagtgactgtgtaaatcatactgcgtgagtaacagtgtgtaaataatactgtgtgattaccaatgtgtatgagtgactgtgtaaatcatactgcgtgagtaacagtgtgtaaataatactgtgtgattaccaatgtgtatgagtaactgtaaatcatactgtatgagtaatAGTGAGTAAAAGACCATGGATAGAGATGTGTGTGCTGATaatggtgttgtgttgtgcctGTGACAGAGTCCTGGTTGGATGTGTACCAGCACACGGTGATGGAGCCAAGTCCTTCCTTCTCCTGCTGGGGGCGCTTCTGCGGGGTATCCACGGCGACCATCTCCACGGCATTCAGGCCCGCCGCGTGGCTCACATTCTGCTTTCCTTCCAGACGCGCGTTTTGGATGGCGTGATCGGGCAGGGCCTCGCCCCTCGCGCCCTGTCCCTTCTCCAGGACCCCGCCCACCTGCGCCCGCTCACGGACGCCTACTTCCGGGGAAAGACGGCGAGCTCCCACTGGGGGGTCCTGAGCCAGACGGCCTGCGAGTTCTACCGCAGGTGGCGGTGTGAGCAGGACTGCACTGGCGTGACCCTGATCGCCCGCCACTTCGCCGCGCTCCACACGCCCGTACCAGGCCTGCCCGTGAGCCGGTCCCGggtcctccagggcctggtGATCCACAGAGACTTTGCGGTGCGTTGCCCTGGCGACGGGCCGCTCCGAGCGCTGGCCACAAGCGTGCCACTCCAGTcccctctggcgccccctggcgTCTCTCTGAACCTGGCGAGCGCGGCGCAGGCGCAGAGGTGCTGCggcggggtgggcgggagggCAGAGCGGGGCGTGGCCTGCCTGCGCAGGCTGAGGATGGGGCTGCTGCTCTCGGCAGCGAAGCAGTCGGAGCTGGCGCTGGACCTCGCTCGGCGGGCCGGCCTGTCCGTGGTGGAGTGCGTGGACAGTGACGAGCTGGCGCTGTTCTGTCGGCTGGCGGGGACGGAGCTCTTTGCCGACCCCGGTGACTGGAGCCTGATTGGAGAGGAGCACGTTGCCACGGTGACATTCTGCAAGCCCGTGGTGCTGGGTCCCGACAGGTTGGCCCACGTGGGCttcccagaggggcggggcttggcacCGCACTGCCTGGTTCTGTGCGGGCCCAGTCCCGGCCTGGCGGAGCAGTGCAGCACGGCCTTCTGCGGACTGTTCCGGATGCTTCAGCGCGTGTACGAGCCTGTCCTGTCGCGTCACGCACAGGGTTCTGTCCAATCACATCACCcgcagggcagggaggaggacagtgagaacGTAGCTCATTACATGGTCAAACAACCCGGCCTACACAATGGCACAAGGTTAGATAGAGCACCCATCAGCATGAGGGACAATGCCCATCTgagcactgacagcacagaggctggagggccacaggccATTATTGGGGAcccaaacaggggtgaggggccacAGGTCCTCATTAGCGAcccaaacaggggtgaggggccacAGGCCCTCATTAGTAAGtcaaacaggggtgaggggccacAGGTCAGCATTAGGGACCCAAACGGGTGAGGGGCCACAGGTCAGCATTAGGGAcccaaacaggggtgaggggccacTATGTGCAGAACCTGAACATCCAATTCCAGACTGGCTACGAAATGGCAAGGCATCAGGAGAGCGGCCAGGCGTCCATTTTGgggaagggaaagaaggagCACTGGGGAACCGTAACTGGAaaacaggccccgcctcttcagGTGTTCTAATAGAGGCAGGCAGCGTgctgccagcagggggcgcgtTTGAGTTCGTACTGCACCACTgcctcctgcagcaggcctCCCAGCGGCGCTGCCCCGACCTGTACCCCGGCCCACGCTTCCTGGATGCCCAGTCACACTTCCTGAGGGCCTCTGGGgccgccccccccagctggaGGGTTCGGGGGCTGGAGTCCCTGGCCTGTAAataccagctcctcctctccgtcCTGCACACTGCGTCAAGCCTGCTGTCCGTGGACCTCATCCTTCACTCCCACATCCGCAGCCAGGCggaacacagccaggaggaggaagaggaggcagaagagtagaaatgttctgtcaa harbors:
- the LOC118218929 gene encoding Bardet-Biedl syndrome 10 protein homolog, producing the protein MEERTGPNQDPGNQAPVKGSVEMKGVQRVELGTLLQVTQALEAVVGPCFGPSGGQVLFTRDSGEVLITRDGRRILTLLRLDHPVARVLVGCVPAHGDGAKSFLLLLGALLRGIHGDHLHGIQARRVAHILLSFQTRVLDGVIGQGLAPRALSLLQDPAHLRPLTDAYFRGKTASSHWGVLSQTACEFYRRWRCEQDCTGVTLIARHFAALHTPVPGLPVSRSRVLQGLVIHRDFAVRCPGDGPLRALATSVPLQSPLAPPGVSLNLASAAQAQRCCGGVGGRAERGVACLRRLRMGLLLSAAKQSELALDLARRAGLSVVECVDSDELALFCRLAGTELFADPGDWSLIGEEHVATVTFCKPVVLGPDRLAHVGFPEGRGLAPHCLVLCGPSPGLAEQCSTAFCGLFRMLQRVYEPVLSRHAQGSVQSHHPQGREEDSENVAHYMVKQPGLHNGTRLDRAPISMRDNAHLSTDSTEAGGPQAIIGDPNRGEGPQVLISDPNRGEGPQALISKSNRGEGPQVSIRDPNG